A single window of Desulfovibrio sp. G11 DNA harbors:
- the nifS gene encoding cysteine desulfurase NifS, with protein sequence MRTIYLDNNATTAVAPEVRDAILPYLSELYGNPSSMHTFGGQVAEAMENARQSLASLLGASPDEILFTSCGSESDSSAIWTALQTLPDRRHIITTRVEHPAVLNVIQHWERHGYRVTYLAVDNKGRLDIDEYEQALSGDTALVSIMFANNEVGNIYPIQRMAEMAHEKGILFHTDAVQAVGKTPIDLEHLPADLLSLSGHKLHAPKGIGALYIRKGVRFRPFLRGGHQERGRRAGTENVPYIVGMGVAAQLALDHMQEERVQVAMLRDKLEAGILERIPDCRVNGDVENRLPNTTNIAFKNVEGEAILLMLDRLGICASSGSACTSGSLEPSHVLRAMGVPFNYAHGSVRLSLSRYTTEDDVNFVIEHFPQVIKTLRAISPFKD encoded by the coding sequence ATGAGAACCATTTATCTCGACAACAATGCCACCACTGCTGTAGCTCCCGAAGTGCGGGACGCCATACTGCCCTATCTTTCCGAACTGTATGGCAACCCTTCAAGCATGCACACCTTCGGCGGACAGGTGGCCGAGGCGATGGAAAATGCCAGGCAGAGCCTGGCCAGCCTTCTTGGCGCCAGCCCCGATGAAATCCTGTTCACCTCGTGCGGCTCGGAAAGCGACAGCTCCGCTATCTGGACGGCCCTGCAGACCCTGCCCGATAGACGTCACATCATCACCACCCGCGTTGAACACCCTGCCGTGCTTAACGTTATACAGCACTGGGAGCGACACGGATACCGCGTCACCTACCTTGCCGTGGACAACAAGGGCAGACTCGACATAGACGAATACGAACAGGCCCTGTCCGGCGACACGGCACTTGTATCCATCATGTTTGCCAACAATGAGGTCGGCAACATTTATCCCATACAGCGCATGGCCGAAATGGCGCATGAAAAAGGCATACTCTTTCATACCGATGCCGTACAGGCTGTGGGCAAAACCCCCATAGACCTTGAGCATCTGCCTGCCGACCTGCTCTCGCTCTCCGGCCACAAGCTGCATGCGCCCAAGGGCATAGGCGCCCTGTACATCCGCAAGGGAGTACGCTTCCGCCCCTTCTTGCGTGGCGGGCATCAGGAACGCGGGCGCCGGGCAGGCACAGAAAACGTACCCTATATCGTGGGCATGGGCGTGGCTGCCCAGCTGGCCCTGGATCATATGCAGGAAGAGCGCGTACAGGTAGCCATGTTGCGCGACAAGCTTGAAGCCGGTATTCTGGAACGCATCCCGGACTGCAGGGTCAATGGCGATGTGGAAAACCGCCTACCCAACACCACAAACATCGCCTTCAAAAATGTGGAAGGAGAGGCTATCCTGCTCATGCTGGACAGGCTGGGCATCTGCGCAAGCTCCGGCTCGGCCTGTACTTCGGGCAGTCTTGAGCCTTCGCATGTGCTCAGGGCCATGGGTGTGCCCTTTAATTACGCCCACGGCTCTGTCCGGCTCTCCCTGTCACGCTACACCACCGAAGATGACGTAAACTTTGTTATCGAGCACTTCCCCCAGGTTATCAAAACTCTCAGGGCCATATCGCCCTTCAAAGACTAA
- the nifU gene encoding Fe-S cluster assembly protein NifU — protein sequence MWNYTEAVHDHFLRPHNVGPLEGANAIGEVGSLACGDALKLYLKISDKGIIENATFETFGCASAIASSSVLTDMIKGMSVEDALKVSNKDIADALGGLPKQKMHCSVMGQEALEAAIRQWKGEPPVPHAHEEGKLVCKCFGVTDAQIIRAIRENGLKTVEEITNYTKAGGACGECLDEIGEILAAELKQKPLVELKPKPRMTNVQRMQLVLKTIEEEIRPVLAADGGDIELVDVDGLRVVVSLRGRCSQCRASDVTIRDLVQRLLREHVEPDIVVEEA from the coding sequence ATGTGGAATTACACTGAAGCCGTTCATGACCATTTTCTGCGCCCGCACAACGTGGGACCCCTGGAAGGAGCCAATGCCATTGGCGAGGTGGGCAGCCTGGCCTGTGGCGACGCTCTCAAACTCTATCTCAAGATCAGCGACAAGGGCATTATCGAAAATGCCACCTTTGAAACATTTGGCTGCGCCAGCGCCATTGCCTCCAGCTCAGTGCTCACGGATATGATCAAGGGTATGTCTGTTGAAGACGCTCTCAAGGTCAGCAACAAGGACATAGCCGATGCCCTGGGCGGTCTGCCCAAGCAGAAAATGCACTGCTCCGTCATGGGACAGGAAGCGCTGGAGGCCGCCATCCGCCAGTGGAAGGGCGAGCCGCCCGTGCCCCATGCGCATGAAGAAGGCAAGCTGGTCTGTAAATGTTTTGGTGTCACCGATGCACAGATCATCCGCGCCATTCGCGAAAACGGCCTCAAGACCGTAGAAGAAATCACCAACTACACCAAGGCCGGCGGAGCCTGCGGCGAATGCCTGGATGAAATCGGCGAAATCCTTGCTGCCGAACTCAAGCAAAAGCCACTGGTGGAACTGAAGCCCAAGCCGCGCATGACCAACGTGCAACGCATGCAGCTGGTGCTCAAGACCATAGAAGAAGAAATCCGCCCCGTGCTTGCTGCCGATGGTGGCGATATCGAGCTGGTGGATGTGGACGGCTTGCGGGTAGTAGTGTCCCTGCGCGGCCGTTGCTCGCAGTGTCGCGCCAGCGATGTAACCATTCGCGACCTCGTGCAGCGCCTCTTGCGTGAACATGTTGAACCAGATATTGTAGTTGAGGAGGCATAG
- a CDS encoding RrF2 family transcriptional regulator, whose product MRFSTRTRYGLRFLLRLAAQPQGSLLQLGQVAREENISSGYLEQIVRALRPMGILRAVRGSGGGYALAKPPAEINMEEVFQHLEGEISPVRCLSKGRSCQREKQCSTREFWSELDGHIRSFLQQRTLQEIIESEKHSASGGNYVELH is encoded by the coding sequence ATGCGATTTTCGACCAGAACCCGTTATGGATTGCGTTTTCTGCTGCGTCTGGCAGCCCAGCCCCAGGGCAGCCTTTTGCAACTGGGGCAGGTAGCCCGCGAGGAAAACATTTCTTCGGGCTACCTGGAGCAGATCGTCCGGGCCTTGCGTCCCATGGGCATCCTCCGGGCCGTGCGCGGTTCCGGCGGCGGCTACGCCCTGGCAAAGCCGCCTGCAGAAATTAATATGGAAGAAGTTTTTCAACACCTTGAAGGCGAAATTTCTCCGGTGCGCTGCCTCAGCAAGGGGCGTTCATGCCAGAGAGAAAAGCAGTGCTCCACACGTGAATTCTGGAGCGAACTTGACGGACACATACGCAGCTTTCTGCAGCAAAGAACCCTGCAGGAAATCATAGAATCAGAGAAGCACTCCGCTTCGGGAGGCAATTATGTGGAATTACACTGA